The nucleotide window ATATCCATCTGGTGAACGCCCTGGTTACCAATATCACCATTGCCATATTCCCACTGCCAGTGCCAGTCATAGTGTACACGACTTTCACTGTAAGGTTCGTACTGAGCAGGTCCTAGCCAGAGATCATAATGTACCTCCTTTGGTGGAGTTTTTATGGGTTTTTTCCCAATAGAACCACGCCATCGATAACATAAGCCCCGTGCCATATATACCTCACCCAGAAGCCCGTCGCGAATATGCTGAATGGCCTCCTGTATACCTTTGCTGCTCCTTATCTGAGTTCCGTGTTGGACAACCCGATCATATTTACGGGCAGCTTCCACCATTTTACGGCCTTCCCAAACATTATGGGAGCCGGGTTTTTCTACATAGACGTCTTTACCAGCCTGACAAGCCCAAACTGTTGCCAGGGCATGCCAGTGATTTGTTGTTGCTATAGCGATTGCATCAATATCCGGATCTTCCAGAACACGGCGGACATCGACTTCAGTACCGGGACGCGATCCTTGTATATCTTCCGTCTCCTTTACCCGATCCGGGAAAAACCTTTCATCTATGTCGCATAACGTCTTGACCTGCACATTCTCCATATTGGCAAAAGCATTGATATGGGAGCCTCCTCTGCCGCCGATTCCAACTACAGCAATATTAATTCGGTCATTGGCGCCAATAGAATTCTTTCTTGTCCGCGGATTGGAAACAGCCATTGGTCCCATTGTTGCAAAACCAGCCGTTGCCAGGGTACTTCGTGTAATAAAGTCCCTGCGTGAAATTTTCTTTGATTTTGAAGCCATAAAGCCTCCTTTTAGTTTAATTGATTTTTATTATTTTTTGAATAAACAGCAACCTATTGAATTAAAGGCGTTTGGGAACTACAAACGGCTCGCGATAATTTCTGCTCAGGTATGCATTGGCCTCTTCATCATCCACAAATCGCTCGCTCAACCCGTCAAACATCAGCTCACGCCCCACACGATAGGATATATTACCCAGATGGGGTAATATGCTGGAGCGATGTCCAACTTCCACGTCACAGGTCAGGTCTTCGCGCTTACCTGAACGGACGGCGGCAATGAAGTTTTCGAAATGTCCGCCTCCACCGGTGCCGATAAGATTCATAGAATCCAGTTCTTCTTCGCTGGTTCCTTCAGAAGATGGGCCTGGTTCATAGTCACGTCCCATCCAGGTTTTCCAGTTACCTCCCGAATCGATTTGCATAACTCCCTTGCTTCCATAAAAGAAATCACCTATGGTCCGTCCGGGCTCTCCGAATTCACCATTGGTCAGAAGCCCGCGGGTTTCAAACTCCAGAATGGTTCCGTCGGCATATTCAAAAATTGAAAGCTGCGTGTTAGGGGTTTCCTGGGTTGAGTCATAGACAAAGTAACCGCCTTTGGAGGTGATCTTGATGGGGGCTTCTTCCTTGTTCAGTCCCCACCGGGCTATATCAAACTGGTGCGGTCCCTGGTTACCTGTATCACCGTTACCGAATGCCCAGTGCCAATGCCAGTTATAATGGACGTAATTCGGATTGAAAGGAAGTTCCGGGGCAGGACCCAACCACAGATCATAATGCAGTCCATCGGGTACCGGCTGATTTGAGGGATTACCTATATCTCCCCTCGGCTTGAAGCACAATCCCCGGGCCATATAAATGTCTCCAATGCCGCCTTCATGGAGAAATTTCATCGCGGCATTGGTGTTTTGCCGGGAACGGTTCTGGTATCCAATTTGAACAATTCGGTTATACTTGCGTGCTGCATCTACCATTTTGCGCCCTTCGAATATATTGTGAGATGAGGGTTTTTCGCAATACACATGTTTCCCTGCCTGACAGGCCCAGATGGTACCCAAAGCATGCCAGTGATTGGGTGTGGCAAAACCGACTGCATCGATATCAGGATCCTCCAGTACACGGCGGATATCTACTTCCGTGCCGGGGCGGGAACCCTGAACTTCTTCGGTCATCTTTACCCGATCGGGAAAAAGTTTTTCATCCACGTCACATAGTGTTTTTATGTGCACATTCTCCATTTCTCCGAAATTCTGTATAAGAGATTGCCCTCTGCCTCGAATTCCTGCCACAGCAATGTTAATCCTATCATTGGCACCAATGGAATTTTTCCTTACTTTAGGACTGGAAGCAGCCATTGGACCGATGGTGGCCAATCCGGCAGTTGCCAGGGTGCTTCGGGTAATGAAGTCCCTGCGTGTGATTTTTTTTGATTTTAATGACATAATATGTACCTCCTGTTATTTATAGTTTGCTAATAATGCTTGATGTTTGTATTTT belongs to Bacteroidales bacterium and includes:
- a CDS encoding Gfo/Idh/MocA family oxidoreductase; this translates as MSLKSKKITRRDFITRSTLATAGLATIGPMAASSPKVRKNSIGANDRINIAVAGIRGRGQSLIQNFGEMENVHIKTLCDVDEKLFPDRVKMTEEVQGSRPGTEVDIRRVLEDPDIDAVGFATPNHWHALGTIWACQAGKHVYCEKPSSHNIFEGRKMVDAARKYNRIVQIGYQNRSRQNTNAAMKFLHEGGIGDIYMARGLCFKPRGDIGNPSNQPVPDGLHYDLWLGPAPELPFNPNYVHYNWHWHWAFGNGDTGNQGPHQFDIARWGLNKEEAPIKITSKGGYFVYDSTQETPNTQLSIFEYADGTILEFETRGLLTNGEFGEPGRTIGDFFYGSKGVMQIDSGGNWKTWMGRDYEPGPSSEGTSEEELDSMNLIGTGGGGHFENFIAAVRSGKREDLTCDVEVGHRSSILPHLGNISYRVGRELMFDGLSERFVDDEEANAYLSRNYREPFVVPKRL
- a CDS encoding Gfo/Idh/MocA family oxidoreductase; this translates as MASKSKKISRRDFITRSTLATAGFATMGPMAVSNPRTRKNSIGANDRINIAVVGIGGRGGSHINAFANMENVQVKTLCDIDERFFPDRVKETEDIQGSRPGTEVDVRRVLEDPDIDAIAIATTNHWHALATVWACQAGKDVYVEKPGSHNVWEGRKMVEAARKYDRVVQHGTQIRSSKGIQEAIQHIRDGLLGEVYMARGLCYRWRGSIGKKPIKTPPKEVHYDLWLGPAQYEPYSESRVHYDWHWQWEYGNGDIGNQGVHQMDICRWGLGVEMPTRIASMGGMFLWDDDKEVPNVINSSFMFPNAGQKGKMMVFDTRPWITNDEKGAKVGVIFYGSEGYMVIDSYSHYKTYLGRDEEPGPENDAGGDHYANFIEAVRARDRHLLNADIYEGHLSSSLCHLGLIATRLNKNLEFNPDNERFVGDQAANESIYLKRNYREPFVIPNKV